In Natator depressus isolate rNatDep1 chromosome 9, rNatDep2.hap1, whole genome shotgun sequence, a single genomic region encodes these proteins:
- the MRPL44 gene encoding large ribosomal subunit protein mL44, producing the protein MATGLLRGLLLGAPRRLLAAAGGAGRGALGLQQQQRRGKKFWLRAYLEQQRLRAPATRRSEKPNWDYHAEIQAFSHRLHETFSLDLLKTAFVNSCYIKSEETRRQELGLDKEAVALNLQDNHKLSEQGVSLSRSYLTQCFEDAYPKMPSEGIRALVDFLTSQELVSYVARNLSIQDLTLCAEFPVPPSVLQKTLFAVIGALFESSGPQKTGIFIRDFLIPQLIGKDLFEIWDIINPMGLLVEELAKRNISAPEPRLTRQSGASTVLPLYFVGLYCDKKLIAEGPGETVLAAEEEAARVALRKLYGYTENRQPWDYSKPREGWRAEKAISSS; encoded by the exons ATGGCGACGGGGCTGCTGCGGGGGCTGTTACTGGGGGCGCCTCGCCGCCTCCTGGCCGCTGCTGGCGGCGCCGGGCGGGGCGCCCTCGGCCTCCAGCAACAGCAGCGCCGGGGCAAAAAGTTCTGGCTCCGCGCCTACCTGGAGCAGCAGCGGCTGCGGGCGCCCGCTACCCGCCG TTCAGAGAAGCCTAACTGGGATTACCATGCAGAGATACAGGCTTTTAGCCACCGACTACATGAAACCTTTTCCTTGGACCTCCTCAAAACTGCATTTGTTAATTCTTGTTATATTAAAAGTGAGGAGACCAGACGCCAAGAACTTGGGCTAGACAAAGAAGCGGTTGCCCTCAATCTCCAGGATAATCACAAACTTTCTGAACAAGGGGTATCTCTTTCACGCTCTTACCTCACtcagtgttttgaagatgcttATCCAAAGATGCCCTCTGAAGGGATACGAGCCCTCGTTGATTTTCTCACGAGCCAGGAACTTGTGTCTTATGTGGCCAGAAACCTATCCATACAGGATTTAACGCTTTGTGCAGAGTTTCCTGTCCCACCCAGTGTGCTGCAGAAGACTTTGTTTGCTGTAATAGGAGCATTGTTTGAAAGCAGTGGGCCTCAGAAAACAGGGATATTTATCAGA GACTTCTTAATTCCTCAACTGATTGGAAAAGACCTTTTTGAGATCTGGGATATTATAAACCCAATGGGTTTGCTAGTGGAGGAATTGGCCAAGAGGAATATATCTGCTCCAGAACCAAGACTTACCAGGCAGTCAGGAGCCAGTACGGTTCTACCACTGTACTTTGTTGGATTGTACTG tgATAAGAAGCTTATAGCTGAAGGTCCTGGTGAAACAGTGTTAGCTGCAGAGGAAGAAGCTGCCCGTGTGGCACTGCGGAAACTGTATGGATACACTGAGAACAGACAACCGTGGGACTACTCTAAACCAAGAGAGGGATGGAGAGCAGAAAAGGCTATTAGCAGCAGTTAG